A genomic stretch from Spongiibacter nanhainus includes:
- a CDS encoding lipopolysaccharide biosynthesis protein, whose protein sequence is MLPAKLKRIFANPENRDLLLNSALAFVVRIFGALAGFIATFFIARTLGAEESGLYFLAFSLLTILAAVSRVGMDNTLIRFVGSGPEQGLSVLLKGIVVSAAVSSFAAAVVFFLADFLSRSVFDKPTVAPVLRFISVGIVGLSLLTLAANALQGLRRVTSSIFTLNIAVNLGLVVAVVFFPVNQAVSLAGVYAGASLVVGLLGVVLCLVFQPPQSGVQVAWGVVWKSCLPLWAVVIMSQLVQWSGQFIAGAYVSSDLVAQLAVAQRTAMLASFVLIAVNLVVAPRFAALHRQGSKAGMQRLAINSVKLISLMALPVVGVMLVFPAFLMGLFGEGFGGGARLLQILAVGQFVNAMTGSVGYLLMMSGHERDMRNVTLISGTLALSLTWVLTVYFGATGNAVGTAVAVATQNLLAVYFVKKRLGFNTLAVWR, encoded by the coding sequence GTGTTGCCAGCTAAACTTAAACGAATTTTTGCCAACCCTGAAAATCGCGACTTGCTGTTAAACAGTGCTTTAGCTTTTGTGGTGCGAATTTTTGGTGCTTTGGCGGGATTTATCGCCACATTTTTTATCGCCCGTACATTGGGCGCCGAAGAATCGGGCCTCTATTTTTTAGCGTTTTCTTTGCTTACCATATTGGCCGCAGTTTCCCGTGTAGGAATGGACAACACTCTGATCCGGTTTGTGGGCAGTGGGCCGGAGCAGGGATTATCGGTGTTACTGAAAGGCATTGTAGTGTCTGCGGCGGTAAGTTCGTTTGCGGCCGCTGTTGTCTTTTTTCTGGCCGATTTCTTGTCAAGGTCTGTGTTCGATAAGCCTACTGTAGCCCCGGTGCTGCGATTTATCAGTGTGGGCATTGTGGGGTTGTCGTTATTAACTTTAGCTGCCAATGCTTTGCAGGGATTGCGCCGGGTTACCTCCTCTATTTTTACATTGAATATTGCTGTGAATCTTGGCTTGGTGGTGGCGGTGGTGTTCTTCCCCGTGAATCAGGCTGTGTCGTTAGCCGGGGTCTATGCTGGCGCATCATTAGTGGTGGGGTTGTTGGGAGTAGTGCTTTGTCTGGTTTTTCAGCCACCTCAATCGGGAGTGCAGGTTGCATGGGGCGTTGTGTGGAAGAGCTGCCTGCCTCTTTGGGCGGTTGTGATTATGTCTCAGCTGGTGCAGTGGTCAGGTCAGTTTATTGCCGGGGCTTACGTGAGTAGTGATTTGGTGGCTCAGCTCGCCGTCGCCCAGCGCACCGCGATGTTGGCAAGCTTTGTATTAATTGCGGTGAACCTGGTCGTGGCTCCGCGTTTTGCTGCCTTGCATCGTCAGGGTAGCAAAGCGGGCATGCAGCGGCTGGCGATTAATTCGGTAAAGTTAATATCACTAATGGCGCTGCCTGTGGTTGGGGTAATGTTGGTATTCCCCGCTTTCCTTATGGGCCTGTTTGGCGAAGGTTTTGGTGGCGGCGCGCGATTACTACAAATCTTAGCGGTGGGGCAGTTCGTTAATGCCATGACAGGTTCTGTTGGGTATTTATTAATGATGTCTGGTCATGAGCGGGATATGCGTAATGTGACGTTGATATCGGGCACTCTGGCGCTGTCGCTGACGTGGGTGTTGACGGTTTATTTTGGTGCTACAGGTAATGCCGTTGGCACCGCAGTGGCGGTGGCCACCCAGAATTTATTGGCGGTGTATTTTGTTAAAAAGCGGCTGGGGTTTAATACCTTAGCGGTTTGGCGGTAA
- a CDS encoding MBL fold metallo-hydrolase RNA specificity domain-containing protein yields MPTSQPGDIIHHGAIDGVTGSCHQLFASAEHSILIDCGLFQGDEAAPDGSHANDLSINFDITSVQALVATHVHIDHVGRIPYLIAAGFRRPIYCSEPSAELLPLVLEDALKIGVTRDKKLIDTFLRYIHQQLRPLPYGKWQSIIDGELAIRLQRAGHILGSAYVECDLAKAPKKRIVFSGDLGAPYTPLLYSPRPPYGCDELVIESTYGDRQHHNRKDRAKALQRAIENALLDGGSVLIPAFSIGRTQELLYELEGIIHQQKKQHSKDSPWHNLPIIVDSPLASRFTEVYRRLKDFWDGEAKQRARRGRHPLSFEQLITVDEHGEHIALVNRLAQTRQPAIILAASGMCAGGRIVNYLQAMLNDPRHNILFVGYQARGTPGQAIQEYGPQNGYVDLEGERYTIRCGVDTISGYSAHADQKDLINFVKRMRKRPNTVRIVHGDDDAKWNLKQQLLAQSLAKHVVIP; encoded by the coding sequence ATGCCCACATCACAACCCGGTGACATCATCCACCATGGCGCTATCGACGGCGTTACCGGCTCCTGCCACCAATTGTTCGCAAGCGCGGAACACTCCATCCTCATCGATTGCGGTTTGTTTCAAGGCGACGAGGCCGCCCCGGACGGCAGCCACGCCAACGACTTGAGCATTAATTTTGACATCACTTCCGTCCAGGCCCTGGTCGCCACTCATGTTCATATCGACCATGTCGGGCGAATCCCCTACCTCATCGCCGCAGGCTTTCGTAGGCCGATCTATTGCTCCGAGCCCTCGGCAGAATTACTGCCCCTGGTCCTGGAAGACGCCCTGAAAATCGGCGTCACCCGAGACAAAAAACTGATCGATACCTTCCTGCGCTACATCCACCAACAACTGCGGCCCCTGCCCTACGGAAAATGGCAGAGCATCATCGACGGCGAACTGGCCATTCGCCTGCAACGTGCCGGCCATATCCTCGGCTCCGCCTATGTGGAATGCGACCTAGCCAAGGCCCCCAAAAAACGCATCGTCTTCTCCGGCGACCTCGGCGCACCCTACACACCGCTGCTCTACTCGCCCCGCCCACCCTACGGCTGCGATGAACTGGTCATCGAAAGCACCTACGGCGACCGCCAACACCACAACCGAAAAGACCGCGCCAAGGCATTACAGCGCGCGATTGAAAACGCCCTGCTGGACGGAGGCAGCGTACTGATCCCCGCCTTCAGCATCGGCCGCACTCAGGAACTGCTCTACGAATTGGAAGGCATTATCCACCAGCAAAAGAAACAACACAGCAAAGACAGTCCCTGGCACAACCTCCCCATCATCGTCGACTCGCCACTGGCCAGCCGCTTCACCGAGGTGTACCGACGCTTAAAGGATTTCTGGGACGGAGAAGCCAAACAACGGGCAAGACGGGGGCGCCACCCGCTTAGCTTTGAGCAGTTGATTACCGTAGACGAACACGGCGAACACATAGCGCTGGTCAACAGGTTGGCCCAAACCCGGCAACCCGCCATCATCCTCGCCGCCAGCGGCATGTGCGCCGGCGGGCGCATTGTTAATTACCTGCAGGCCATGCTCAACGACCCGCGCCACAATATTTTATTCGTTGGGTATCAAGCCAGGGGTACCCCAGGTCAAGCCATTCAGGAATACGGCCCGCAAAACGGCTACGTGGATTTAGAGGGAGAGCGTTACACAATACGCTGCGGTGTAGACACCATCAGCGGTTACTCCGCCCACGCCGATCAAAAAGATTTGATCAACTTTGTAAAGCGCATGCGCAAAAGACCAAACACCGTGCGTATAGTCCACGGCGACGACGACGCCAAGTGGAACCTCAAACAGCAGTTGTTGGCGCAAAGCCTCGCCAAACATGTAGTGATCCCGTAG
- the rfbD gene encoding dTDP-4-dehydrorhamnose reductase, which yields MSEIHLLVTGANGQLGQCLADQLKAQGITHTLLSRQEADINDTVVLEQIIAEKSITAIINAAAYTSVDKAESEPELAKRINEDGPALLAKVCSRFDIALLHVSTDYVFDGNKTTPYLETDQTSPSGVYGQTKLNGELAVHRYCSKHVILRTAWVFSEYGNNFLKTMLRLANERDTLGVVVDQIGCPTYASDIAKALISIAQKLQVEEQTNSGANAHYGVYHYAGNEAVSWHAFAMAIFEEAHKQGLLKRIPTVNSMNTEAYPTPAKRPAYSVLSVEKIANDYGVAASDWRRAVEQVVSLLAA from the coding sequence ATGAGTGAGATACACCTGTTGGTTACTGGCGCTAATGGCCAGTTGGGTCAGTGTCTGGCGGATCAGCTTAAGGCCCAAGGCATTACGCATACACTGCTTAGCCGCCAAGAGGCCGATATCAACGACACGGTCGTATTAGAACAAATTATCGCAGAAAAAAGCATTACCGCCATTATCAATGCAGCAGCCTACACGTCAGTAGACAAAGCGGAGTCAGAACCTGAGTTAGCGAAGCGCATTAACGAAGATGGCCCTGCCTTACTTGCTAAGGTTTGTAGTCGTTTTGATATTGCCTTGCTGCATGTGTCTACCGATTATGTGTTTGATGGGAATAAAACAACGCCATATCTGGAAACTGATCAAACCAGCCCGAGTGGTGTATACGGCCAAACCAAACTCAATGGAGAACTAGCCGTTCATCGGTATTGCTCAAAACACGTTATATTGCGAACTGCATGGGTGTTTAGCGAGTACGGCAATAACTTCTTGAAAACTATGTTACGCTTGGCTAATGAGCGGGACACGCTCGGGGTTGTAGTAGATCAAATTGGCTGCCCGACTTATGCGAGTGATATTGCAAAGGCGCTTATTAGTATTGCGCAGAAACTCCAAGTGGAGGAGCAAACTAATAGTGGAGCTAACGCCCATTATGGCGTTTACCATTACGCGGGTAATGAGGCGGTAAGTTGGCATGCCTTTGCGATGGCAATTTTTGAAGAAGCCCATAAGCAGGGTTTGCTAAAAAGAATTCCGACTGTTAATAGCATGAATACCGAAGCCTATCCGACACCCGCAAAGCGCCCAGCTTACTCGGTGTTGAGTGTTGAGAAGATAGCCAATGATTATGGTGTGGCAGCGAGTGACTGGCGCCGGGCTGTAGAGCAGGTGGTGAGCTTGTTGGCTGCATAA
- a CDS encoding nucleotidyltransferase substrate binding protein yields the protein MTNPDIRWQQRFQNYTKAFVQLDDAVMLASKRELSSLEKQGLIQAFEFTYELAWNTLKNYLEWQGICDLIGSRDTIREAFNQGLVSEGQIWMNMLVDRNRTSHTYNEKTAEAIIANICNDYHAQFNALIATLNTKLVDKP from the coding sequence ATGACCAACCCAGACATCCGTTGGCAACAACGGTTTCAAAACTACACCAAAGCCTTCGTACAACTCGACGATGCAGTCATGCTGGCCTCAAAAAGAGAACTCAGCTCGCTTGAGAAGCAAGGGCTTATACAAGCCTTCGAGTTTACCTACGAATTGGCATGGAACACCCTAAAGAATTACCTCGAGTGGCAGGGCATCTGCGACCTGATTGGGTCTCGGGATACTATCCGGGAAGCATTTAACCAGGGGCTAGTGTCGGAGGGACAAATCTGGATGAATATGCTGGTCGACCGTAATAGAACCAGCCACACATATAACGAAAAAACAGCAGAAGCGATTATCGCGAATATCTGTAACGACTATCACGCCCAATTCAATGCATTGATAGCAACACTAAATACCAAGCTAGTGGACAAGCCATGA
- a CDS encoding nucleotidyltransferase domain-containing protein, whose protein sequence is MRLSENQRAIICEEFEQVFGRDATLLLFGSRLNDNVRGGDIDLHIDADGSPSQLLEKELALYARLQRRLGERRIDIIVHNKKTPLRPIDKHAQETGITLE, encoded by the coding sequence ATGCGTCTATCCGAAAATCAACGCGCCATTATTTGCGAAGAATTCGAGCAGGTCTTTGGTCGTGATGCGACCTTGCTTCTTTTTGGTTCCCGGCTCAACGACAATGTTCGAGGGGGCGACATCGATTTACACATTGACGCGGACGGCTCACCTTCACAACTTTTGGAAAAAGAGCTCGCCCTATACGCACGTTTACAGCGCCGTTTAGGCGAGCGACGCATCGATATTATTGTCCACAACAAAAAAACGCCCCTGCGCCCTATCGATAAACACGCCCAAGAAACAGGGATAACGCTAGAATGA
- a CDS encoding nucleotidyltransferase domain-containing protein: protein MTTTAHNSQFSLPVEAVAQIQHILATHANIDKALLYGSRAMGTHRPGSDIDLTLIGNIPDDEVQQLIQELEETPLPYKFDVSCMSDIDNASLIDHIQRRGIVFYEK, encoded by the coding sequence ATGACGACTACAGCCCACAACAGCCAATTTTCACTACCGGTCGAGGCAGTAGCCCAAATTCAGCACATACTGGCAACTCACGCCAATATCGACAAAGCATTATTGTACGGATCTCGCGCTATGGGCACGCACCGCCCCGGTTCAGATATCGACCTTACCTTGATTGGCAACATCCCAGACGACGAAGTCCAGCAACTGATCCAGGAATTGGAAGAAACCCCACTACCCTACAAATTCGATGTGTCATGCATGAGCGATATAGACAACGCGAGCCTCATCGACCATATACAGCGCCGAGGCATCGTCTTCTACGAAAAGTAG
- a CDS encoding mannose-1-phosphate guanylyltransferase/mannose-6-phosphate isomerase: protein MHAVIMAGGSGSRLWPSSRGLYPKQFLSLCGEETMLQATLGRLAGVDCDSTSVICNEEHRFIVAQQAQESGSPLETIILEPVGRNTAPAIALAAFDALESSPGNSPLLLVMAADHLIEDVDAFQASVALAKAQAETGKLVTFGIVPTSAHTGYGYIQRGAELGGEAYAVSRFVEKPDAETAQSYVDEGEYYWNSGMFLFSAQVYLDELKQHRPDIYSACEQAYAGKSRDVDFLRVDKEAFMACADDSIDYAVMEKTGKAAVVPMDAGWSDVGAWSSLWEVGDSDEDGNVVSGDVMSHSTSNSYVRAEHRLVATVGLDNVVVVETNDAVLVADKNKVQDVKAIVNQLKAEGRSEFLHHRHVYRPWGVYDSIDHGERYQVKCITVKPGAKLSVQMHHHRAEHWIVVSGTAKVTIGDDTVMLTENQSTYIPIGAVHALENPGKIPLELIEVQSGSYLGEDDIVRFEDRYGRA from the coding sequence ATGCACGCAGTAATTATGGCCGGCGGCAGTGGAAGCCGCTTATGGCCCTCCAGTCGGGGACTTTACCCCAAGCAATTTCTTTCGCTGTGTGGCGAAGAAACCATGCTGCAGGCGACTCTGGGGCGTCTTGCTGGAGTGGATTGCGATAGCACCTCTGTTATCTGTAACGAGGAACATCGTTTTATCGTTGCTCAACAGGCTCAAGAATCAGGTTCTCCGCTTGAAACCATCATTCTAGAGCCCGTCGGGCGCAATACCGCCCCGGCGATCGCGCTGGCGGCATTTGATGCTTTGGAGAGCAGCCCTGGCAATTCCCCTTTGCTGCTGGTGATGGCTGCAGATCATCTGATTGAGGATGTAGATGCGTTTCAGGCATCCGTGGCGCTGGCAAAGGCTCAAGCAGAGACCGGGAAGTTGGTGACCTTCGGGATTGTGCCTACCTCTGCCCATACCGGATACGGCTATATTCAACGCGGTGCGGAATTGGGTGGTGAGGCGTATGCGGTTTCTCGTTTTGTGGAGAAGCCGGATGCCGAGACCGCCCAGAGTTATGTCGACGAGGGGGAGTATTACTGGAACAGCGGTATGTTCCTGTTTTCGGCCCAAGTATATCTGGATGAATTAAAGCAGCACCGGCCTGATATTTATTCGGCTTGCGAGCAAGCTTACGCCGGTAAGTCGCGGGATGTGGATTTTCTGCGGGTAGATAAGGAAGCCTTTATGGCCTGCGCGGACGATTCCATCGACTATGCGGTGATGGAAAAGACCGGTAAGGCAGCTGTGGTGCCCATGGATGCCGGATGGAGTGATGTGGGCGCTTGGTCGTCGCTGTGGGAAGTGGGTGACAGCGATGAAGACGGGAATGTGGTGTCTGGGGATGTGATGAGTCACTCCACCAGTAATTCCTATGTTCGGGCGGAACATCGCTTGGTGGCTACTGTGGGTTTGGATAACGTGGTGGTGGTCGAGACCAATGACGCGGTTCTAGTGGCCGACAAGAACAAGGTTCAGGATGTGAAGGCCATCGTGAATCAGCTAAAGGCCGAAGGGCGCAGTGAGTTTTTGCATCACCGCCATGTGTATCGGCCCTGGGGTGTTTATGACTCCATTGATCACGGTGAACGTTATCAGGTTAAGTGTATTACCGTGAAACCCGGTGCCAAGTTGTCGGTGCAGATGCATCATCACCGTGCCGAACATTGGATTGTGGTATCGGGCACCGCCAAGGTGACGATTGGGGACGACACGGTGATGTTGACCGAAAATCAGTCGACCTACATCCCGATCGGTGCGGTGCATGCCTTGGAGAACCCCGGCAAGATTCCGCTTGAGTTGATTGAGGTGCAGTCCGGCTCGTATTTGGGTGAGGATGATATTGTAAGGTTTGAGGACCGTTACGGGCGGGCGTGA